ACTTAGTTATATCTTCAATCAACACACCCCTCTCTCAGGGGTCAACCTGATAGGTGCAGAGGCGAGACTTGAATCCAAGACCTTTTGCCTGTTTTGGTAGCATGTTGTATTATTTGACAGATTATTTCATCTAAAAGTTAGAACTGTTAGAGAGAGCATATGCTTATTTACTTAACTATGTCTTCAATAACAGGTGATATCGTTGGCCGGAGACCTAGAGGACGGCCGCCGGGGTCGAAAAACAAGCCAAAACCACCAGTAATTATCACTAGGGAAAGTGCAAACACATTGAGAGCACATATATTGGAGATTGGAAATGGATGTGATGTATTTGAGTGTGTTTCAACTTATGCTCGGAGAAGACAAAGAGGAATCTGTATATTAAGTGGCAGTGGGACAGTAACAAATGTTAGCATAAGACAACCTGCGGCAGCTGGTTCTGTAGTAACATTGCATGGAAGATTTGAGATTCTTTCACTTTCTGGCTCATTCTTGCCTCCACCAGCTCCACCAGGTACGAGATTGTGTGAACATCTcattcaaaatttaaacaattaaagaaAAAACCAGTACTGGGGAAGTTCAACGAAGGAGGTTCAGTTGATCCTCTTCATTGAAATGTTATACTGTAGTAGTAGGGTAAATTGTGACAGAGCTAAGTGCGATGAAGGGGGTTCAGTTGTATCCCCCTTCATCGAAAAGTCATACTTTCATAATAAGgtaaaaaatattaagtaagtATATCtttatgttcttgaatctccTTCACATATGGAAGTTACATGATATTACAAGTTAGAATACTACATGTGACAACATTCTTATATTTCAAGTTAGAATCCTACATGTGACAACATTCTTATATTTTCTTGAATCTCCCTATTCAAAAGAAAGCTGGCGAAGGAGCTAAGTGCAATGAAGGGGGTTCAGTTGAATCCCCTTggtcaaaaaattatattatagcAATAGggtaaccttttctttttattatgtttttgAATACCCTTGACATAAGGAAGTTGTACCAGCTCACAAGGTTGAATGCTACATGCCACAACATTCCTTTGAATCCCTTTTATTAGGAAACTTGGTTCAGTAAAATTTACAGTTtcatttacttaattatgtctTCAACAGCTGTTGTGATTTAACCATATGATggtttttcatataaaaatttAAGCTATTAGAGAAAACACTATTTTAGCTACTTAATTATATCTTCTACAGTTCCAACATGTGCTATGAATTAACGGTGTGTCGTCTCATCTGAAATTAAGACACAATCTTATTTACCTAATTATGTCTTCAACAGGTGCGACGAGTCTGACGATTTTCTTGGCTGGCGGACAAGGGCAAGTTGTTGGAGGAAGTGTAGTAGGGGAATTGATTGCTTCTGGACCAGTTATTGTTATAGCTTCATCTTTTACAAATGTTGCTTATGAGAGACTGCCATTAGAGGATGATAATGAAGGAGGAGGACTTCAAATGCAACCACAAGTATCACAAGTCTCTAGTGGCAATAATGGCCCTAATAGTGGTGCTggtgttaataataataataatagccaaTTTCCTGACCCTTCATCTGGATTTCCATTCTTTAATCTTCCTTTGAATATGCCTAATGGTCAACTACCATTTGGTGTCTAATAGCTACATACTCTTGAAGATTAGAGTAATTGGTTGTGATGACTTCTGTAAATGTGTGTGCATCATGGTGTTCGATCACAGTATTATCTTTGAGAAGCTGAAGTCGAGTTGTTGTTGATATCGTATGAGAAATGATCGAATCGACGAAGAAATTAGGGGATTCTTGAATCATACAAAAGTCAGGAAATTTTTAATGTACCACGTTTGTCATAGTGATGGATCTAGTGAATGTTGgattttctccatttctttttctggggtctttttttttttttttttttttttaatttttaatttttatttttatgttttcttgttttgttcttCTTGGTTTTGTAACTCTATGAATCTGAAAATAGTGATGATCTTCTACTCTTAATGTTCTTTATGGAACTCTTTTCTATAAAGAAGAAATGGTTTGAGAATGCAATCCTCAGATTAGTTCACCTTTGTCACTGAAGAAAATTCGAAAGACTAGTCTACCTGCtaaatttaacttattatttGATGTATGGTTCTCTTcgtttctcttcttttctcttcttttttttgttttttgttttttgtttttttctcttttctctatAGTAATtacacataaaagaaaaagctaTTTGCCAATAGTCTAAGGAGATCGTTGATGGTAGACTTTTTTCTCCCCTTGCATTGCTTTCAAGAATAGTACCCCCTCCACCTCAATTTATATTACACCTTTTGCTTCTCAAGAGTTAAATTGCTAATCTTGGAACTAAAATGGATTAgatcaatttaatattttaaattaaattttagatatttaaaaaatatacgaAAAAAGGTATTATATAATTACGTATGTAATATAATTGTTCTCATGTCAAcataatgaaaaaatatatgttaAAGTATTGGtcaaaattcacataatttgaatcttgaaaagcgaaaaatatcacataaattaatacAGAGAAAGTAACTATATACAGTGTAACACTTAAAACTAAGGACCCGtctggccataagaattattcactttttccgggaatttttttttcacttttttcaaaaattattgtttggccatgaaaattccaaatgtatttggaatttgaaaaacaagaaaaacttatttttcacaaccaaaatcTTGTTGaaaaagtacatttcaacaaaaaaaaaaaaaaatctatttgcaaaaactatggcAAAAAACAACTCTAACtctaaaattccaaaaaaaataaaaaagttttttattttcacgaccaaacgcctactaaatgcATGTATTAATATAATGCCAATAAGGGTTTTTACCACACTAGGATTCTTCTAGTTTGATGAAATTAAGTTCATGTGGTGGAGGTTCTATTAATGACATGTCTTACATTAATGTTTGAGCTGAATTTCTTGATGTTGCTACTACTAGTCTACTTTTTTGGGAATTTGATCCCACCGGTCAATTGCTGAAAACAatgcttttttttcttctctctcagCTTATTGACCATTAGGAAAATGGCATTTTCATCTGTGAGACATGACAAGTTTTCAGTACTTGTCTTTCAAATATTTGTACTACCAATTAAATCTACCGcttattttatctcaaaagaagaaaaaaaaaaaaaaaaaaaaaaaaaaaaaaaaaaaaaaaaaaacctttggAGAATACTTTCAGTAGTGATCTTGAGTTCTCAATTTCTCTCTGGTAACATGCTTTTATTAATTTATGGGAAATCtgctcacatgaaaaataagattttctaATTTCATACTCATGATGAAAACATTTTGCTCCAGAGCCTGCCCAATCTCGGGTTCGAGTTTTGATAATGGAACTCTTTTGATAAGGAGTGTTTTCACTTTAACAAGCCTTACATGGCGAGCGTCTGGATTAAACAAATATTGAATATCGGGTAAAAAccataaagaaaagaaaagtaaggcTTCAGCATGACATGGATGTGTTATGAAGTAAAATTGGGAGATGGTTTACTATAATTAAGCCTTTACATGCTCTTCTCATGTGGGGCAGGGGACGGAGCCATAATTTCGCTTATGAGTTCGGTAGAACACAGTACTTTTAGTTTACACTTTATATTTTTGCTAAAAAATtacttaatatgtataaaaagtttATCAGAACTCAACAAGTTGACTTTTTTAGAATTTAAAACTAATAAACTCAAAATTCGAACTCAGCCTCTCCAAGGATAAGGAATTTCAAGTTTACAACATTCTTTATGAAATAAATTGGGcactttatatttttgaaatgcCAATATTATTCTTCACCACACCCTTACTTGATGCTGCAATCTCAGTTCTTTTTACTATTATTAAACTGAATGGTTCTATTTTGTCTACCATGTTTCCATTAAAGAAAGATTTCCTCTTAAATAGTGCACTTTACGATTTCAACTTGCTTTAATTTATTCTCCACTAATGAGTAGTTATATATGTGAATGTAAAGAATAACGACTATTTGTATGGGAAAAAAAGGATTCCTTAaagccacatatatatatatatatatatatatatatatatatatatatatatatatatatatatatagagagagagagagagagagagagagagagagagagagagagagagagtgtttAAGTTTGTGCAGCGACTCTATGTAGGTAAAATTGATCTACAATAATAGGCAACTATTCATATTAATTTTAATATGGGGACCTAAAAAACAAAGTGATAACTTGTTAAAAAACAAAGTGATAACTTGTTATAATAAGTTAAATTAAACTGAAAATGGACAAATACTTTAGACTGTTGATGCACAAAACTTAAAATCCCCATATATTTAGAAATTCATAGAGTTATGTTATTTTATGAGAGcagataaatatatagaaaggtACCTGctttattttaagaaataatttatacatTTACTAGCACTATCTTTTTTCCTCAAAAAAGATATAGCAAGATAGCATGGAGAACTTATAATGTATGCATGGAGAACTTACAAAGTTTGTTCTTGTGGAGGATTGTTATATAGAAATAATTTATTGGCTTTACTAGAAGTTTAATAAAGGGACATTCGTGCTTAACTTTTCCTAATACAAAAGATCTATATAACCTAAAATAGGGGGGTcgttttgctttttcttttctattttatttcctttttgattATTGTCAAAATTGTTGGCCTAACCCTACTTGAAGATGCTGCAATCCTTAGCAATTTAGGCTAAATTTGGGTCTAGATCTAAGGGGATCTTTATCTTTTCCTTATTTAACTTTCACTAattgttttgtttattttcaACACCTTGGATCATCTTATTGATTACTGCGCCCTTTTCCTCATTTCTGAGAGCATAAATACTCATTCCTGTAATTCTTTCTTCGTTTAAACTTCACCCTTCACTAAAAGTGCTGCCAAATGAATGGATCTTATGAGTGTCTGTGAATAACAAATCATAGATCAAACTGTAGAAGTTATTCAACAAATCATAGATCAAACTGTAGAAGTTATTCATTCATGTATTTCTTTCTTGACTTGAACCTCACCCTTCACTTTTAAGACATTGTGTCATAGTAAGGTGCTGCTAAATGAATGGATCTTATGAACGTTCATGAATGACAAATCGTAGATcaagaatatttttaagtattcTCATAAAACTTTTTGTCAGCTAAATATATGAGTTACAAAAAAGCAAACTTGAATCGTCAATATTGTTACGCTTATGTTGGAGGGTGGGCTGATGAGGGAGGCTACAAAGAGAGACTAATTGGCTACTAGGTAGGTGACTAATAGGCTACTAGGTAGGTAATCTTCTAAAGAAAGGGTACACTTGATatcttaggcgaatcccacattaaAAGAAAGCGAAGGATTTTATAAGACATAATACAAGGACACATGGTACGCGCATTTTTAGGTTCGATGATAGCGCAACCGAAGAGACAAATCTATGAGGACTGTTGGATCAAAGTGGACAATACTATGGGCTTGGGGGCGTGACAAACATTCACCACATAATTTGGTGTTTGGTGGGAGGAGGAGAGATACTAGTATTTCTTTACTTCCAAATTATGAGTTGTTAGGACATAGATATCTCAACTTACCAACTAAAATCGAATAAACAATGGATGAATTATTTAAGCAAGACTTGATCTCAAGCTAAATAGATCATTTTTGTCTTTTCTAGGTTATTATTAAATTATCAAACAACTTGTTAATTCAAAACCCAAATAGACAAATAAACTAAAGAGCTGACCAAAAACACGTCTGATAGTGAtctataattaaattaaattgaacCTCTATGCTCAGCCCTCCGTTTACTCAACAAGCTATTCAATTAGTATGATTTTTAGTGGAACAAATTAATGACAACTGTTTTATGTCCAATAAAAATAATTAGGAAATGATTAATGACAACTTACTCAACTACAACGACATTTCTGCACAAATATTTGGTAATGACTAATCAATTAACATTAATCATGCATAGACTGACGATATAAAAAACTTTTACGATGTAATTAACCTTTTATTTCAAGCCAACTACGTTTTATCTATTATAGGTAGCCAGTGAATGCTTattaaataaaacttgtaaTATCTTTCCGGTAACATGATTTTATATAGTCTTACAATCGTACGTATGTAAAACataaactcttaattatgttataaGAAAATAGCTGATGACAACATGTGTAAACATTAATAGTGTACCTAGATCTCTTCCATGTTTTGGTCAATTTCACATAATTATTTAGTTTAGCATTCGTAAGTACTCAGATACATATTGCATCATGATAAATCATTAATTAAGATTATTACATTATTCATGTattttataagaaaagaaaCGACTGACTGATCAATTTCGAGGTATATATTTGCCAATGAATAGTGGCGTTAGATCCCCCAATATTTGCATATACAATACTTCcttcgtctcaaattatttgtcgttttaggAGTTCAATgcataataattattttttctctattttacccttaatagaattttgtcattaatggagtTGATACAGAAATggagtaaacatttaatggagagaCTTATCACTTAGACCTAAATAGGGTAAAGTTGGTCAAATACCTCTCCTAATTAATAGTCCCTCCGGATTAAAAAGAGCGTCCACttaacctttttttcttgggtcaaaaaagagtgtccacttatcaaatcaaaaaagaattaaccttgttttttcagatttgcccctcttaagtgttatgtgatcaaatccaatacctatttaatgaGCGGTAGTtaagtcaaattacctatttttttttctaggagttagtattttcttaagtggtgtgcaaatgactaagtgaacactcttttttattcggaaaaaatatttcttaaggggcatgtaaaacaaaaagtgacaaataatttgagacgaagggagtattGTAGCTAGCTAAAGGTTCTTTACCTAGCCTTTAATCCTCCAAACCTTTTGTACAGTAACACTAAAGTTCTTATTAATGTATCCTC
This portion of the Lycium ferocissimum isolate CSIRO_LF1 chromosome 1, AGI_CSIRO_Lferr_CH_V1, whole genome shotgun sequence genome encodes:
- the LOC132058805 gene encoding AT-hook motif nuclear-localized protein 23-like, which encodes MAGLDLSTASRYVHQLHHPADFNLQRQPDDEANKNQFSDDHHHEDNGHQNQGDIVGRRPRGRPPGSKNKPKPPVIITRESANTLRAHILEIGNGCDVFECVSTYARRRQRGICILSGSGTVTNVSIRQPAAAGSVVTLHGRFEILSLSGSFLPPPAPPGATSLTIFLAGGQGQVVGGSVVGELIASGPVIVIASSFTNVAYERLPLEDDNEGGGLQMQPQVSQVSSGNNGPNSGAGVNNNNNSQFPDPSSGFPFFNLPLNMPNGQLPFGV